Within the Phaseolus vulgaris cultivar G19833 chromosome 9, P. vulgaris v2.0, whole genome shotgun sequence genome, the region TCAAAATCGACacgggcccgctcggctcgacatcgacccaaGCTCATTCGACTTGACAACGGCTTGGGCCTAGACGACTCgtcatcggcccgggcccgcttGACTAGACATCGGCCCTAGctcgctcgactcgacatcgacctcGACCCAGACAACTCTACATCGGCCCGACCCGATCGACTCGACATCAACCAGGacccgaacgactcgacatcaggcCGTCCCCGCtccactcgacatcgacccgacCCTGAATGATTCAAAATCGGCTCAGGCCCGCTCGATTCGACATCGGTCTGGGCTCGTTAGGCTCGACATTGATTCGGGCTCACTCGACTTGACATCGGTTCAAGCCTGTTGGGCTCGACATCGGTCCAAGCCCGTTGGGCTCAACATCGATCTGAGCCTGCTCGACTTGACATGGGCCCGTGCGACTCAACATCGACCTGGGCCTAGACGACTCGACATGGGCCTGGGCCTAGACGACTCGACATGGGCCTGGGCCCACTCAACACGACATGGGCTCATGCCCGCTCGACTTGACATTTGCTCCCGACTCGACATTAGCCCGAGCCCGCTCGACTTAGTATCGGCCTTGGCTCGCTTGGCTCGACATCGACCTGGACCTGCTCAACTTGACATCTGGGCACGCTCGGGTCGACATTAGCCCTGGCTCTGTCGTCTGAATATTGGCATGGGCCCGTTCAACTCAATATCGGACTCGAAAGACTCAGCTCGACATGGGCCTGGACCGACTCGACTAGACATTGGCATGGGCCAACTCGGCTCAATATCGGCCACTCAACTCGACTTGGTCCAGGGTTGACTCGGCTCGACTTTGGCCCGAAATGACTTGGCTCGACTTTTGCCCATACCGACTCGATTCGACTTGGACTTGGATGACTCAGCTCGGTGGACTTGGGCTGACTTTACTCAACCTGGACCCGAATTGTCTTGGCTCAACCTGGATCAGGCTAAGTCAAAATTTAAcccaaaatgcaatttggataatccaaaattGTATTCAATCTATATCCAATTAAAtagattggatttaaaatccaaaaaatatggatttagatttgaatgaaatatatttaagtCAACCTAATTTTTAATGCAATATATCGAATCTATCATTAGGTATAATTAAACTgtggaataaaaaaaaactcaaaaaaaattattgagcTAAAAAAAGATACGGCAATATCATAACTTTTTGGATGAATtgattaaaaacatttttttcattcaaaattaaataattcagAATAAATTATAAGCTCGCCACAAGAAAATACAAGATAAGAAAAATACGATCAAGAGATCTGAATTTGATGCTCCCTCTAACAAGAGCCCAGTATATATTATACAAagcataattataaaaattaatataatatttagaaaaaCAAGCTCATAAACAAGAGCCTATTTATATTAATACAAAgcataattataaaaatctaTATAATATTTAGTAAAATAAACTCATAAGTTCATGTAAGGCTTATTAACTAATTTTCAACTTAAAGAAATTAAAGTATAAGTTGGGTCTTACCAGACGTAAGAAAGTTAAATaagatataaagataaaaattcataaatttattaacttttgaattaaatgtaacattataattttttatatgggTTATTTATGATTCATtggtataaaattaaaaaaaaaataataattgaagtCCCTTTTTTTGTTTGAAGAGTTTTTCGAAGATTTTTTTGTTGCTTACATATGTATATTTTTGGGCAAGTATAAGTTTAGGgatatttttaaagtaattatggttttaaatatgtattaatttttaaaagattatcattttttaaagggaaaatactttgttaaaaataaaattaaaaaaaagtgcattcaaataattaaaaaggaAATCACAAAgaagattaagaaaaaaaaacgttACAAAGTAAGTATGTTTGTCtaaatggataaaaaaaattagaaaaatgaatggattggatttttcgaaatccaatccaaatccaaataaatggattgaatttaaaatccatatccacTTTGGAATAAATCTAGATTAAATTTACtttgttaattagattaaatctactttgtcaattacattaaattcattttgataTGGACACAAACTAACCTGACTCGAACTGGGCCTAAGCTGACTCAACTTGGATGCGGACCAACTCAGCTCAAGAACGACCCAAACCCAGACGGCTCAACATCGAGTCGGGCCGAACGTCTCAACATCGACCCGGTcctggacgactcgacatcggttcgggcccggacgactcgacatcggcctgggcccaGAGGACTCGACATCGACCAAGAACCGAACAACTCGACATCGACATGGGCccactcgacatcggctcgagCCCGAATGACTCAACATCAGTATGGGCCCACTCGACTCAACATTGATCCTGGCCCGCTCGACTCAACATCGACTTGGGCCTGAATGATTCGAAATCGGTacgggcccgctcggctcgacatcggcccagactcgctcgactcgacattggcccgggcccAGACGACTTGACATCAGTCCGGGCTCGAACAACTCGATATCGGCCTGGGCCTGGACGACCTGTcatcggcccgggcccactCAATTCGACATCGACCCTAACTCGCTCGATTCGACATGGGCCCGGACAACTCTACATCAGCTCGGACCCAAATGACTCTACATAAGCTCGGGCCCGCTCGACTTGACATCGACCCAGACCCGAATGATTCGAAATCGGCTCGGGCCCGCTTGACTCGACATTGGTCCGGGCTCGCTCGACTCAACAACGACTTGAGCCCGCGACATCGGTCTGGGCCCGCTCGACTTGATATTGTCCTGGGCAACTCAACATTGGCCTGGGCCtaaacgactcgacatcgacccaaCCTTGCTCGACTTGAATTTGGCATGGGCCTACTCAGCTCGACATGGGCTCGGGCCCGCTCAGCTAGACATCGACCTGGGCCCGCTTAGCTTGACATTTGCTCGGGCCTGCTCGACTCGACATTAGCCAGGGCCCGCTCGACTTAGTATCGGTCTTGGCCCGctcagctcgacatcggcctgggcaCGCTCGGGTCGACATTAGCCCTGGCTCTGTCGTCTGAATATCGGCCTGAGCCCGCTCGACTCAATATCGGACCCGAAAGACTCAACTCGATATGGGCCTGGATCGGTTCGACTAGACATTGGCACGGGCCAACTCGGCTCAATATCAGCCCCAGCCGACTCGGGTTGACTCAATATCAACCACTCAACTCGACTTGGTCCAGGGTTGACTCGGCTCGACTTTGACCCGAAATGACTTGGCTCGACTTTGGCCCATATCGACTCGATTCAACTTGGGCCTGGATGACTTAACTCAACGTGGACTTGGACTAACTTTGCTCAATCTAGGCCCGAATTGTCTTGGCTCAACCTGGATCGagccaagtcaaaatccaacccaaaatgcaatttgaataatccaaaaatgtattcaatttatatctaatccatatccaattaaatggattggatttaaaatccaaaaatatggatttgagataaatccatttaaatggataatatgaatttggataattatggattgaattttgtaatttggattttttccaCATCCTTATTACGGACTAAcctttttttttccataaactattatttaaaatgtaaataatgGAAGAGCTCAAACAAGTATTATGTTTTCCGCTTATGTTCCGATCTATTCGAATGGAAGAACTTATAACAATGATATTATAggcaaaatataaaattaacagAAGATAACatagtttttcttttaatgaGTTTTCTTCTTACCAGAATGGAGCATTGAAATCCCGAGGTTGGAGCATTGAAATCCTGAGGTGGAAAAGGAGGGTTTGTGTTGCAAACCGAGTTCCTACTCCTGGATGTACTAAAGTTTACCAAAGACAAGGAAAGAAGGAGATTCACACGCAAAATAtcacataataatataaagaattATTAGTGTATAAGAGAATATGAAAATTTGAGTACATCCTGAAAATTATTCAATATTTCTAGGACTTTACGAATTCATACtcttatgaaaaaatattgaatagaTATTATGAGGTATCATGAAAAGCAAGCTATCGGATTTGAGTGTATCTTACTATTGTTGCGGGTAATTATTGCGGGTAGGTAGAAGTCTTTCTTAAACGAGATGTTTCAGACATCACTAAGACTAAGGAAATATATGctaatatttaacatatttaacATGCATATCCAAATTACCTAATATAAATCTGAAATAAACCTTAACTTTTGGATAGAATAAATAGTACCTCATGTACCTAATATAAATCTAAGAAGGAATCTGCAGTTGACGAAGGCGTAAACAAATAAGCAGTCATAAATATCCAAATTTTGGATTCAATAAAAGTACCCGACAtaaatctgaaataaataaactaGAAACTACTATTGACGAGCTTTCTTGTTGCTGCAAGATGGACATTTGTAATGCTTGATACCCTCAGCCTTCGCAGGGGTAATCCTCACACATTTTCCATGAAACCACCTCTCACAAATGTCACAGCAAATCCAGAACTCATCAGCATCAATAGCATAGTTCTCTCCACATGCCCCACAGAGTGTCTCTCCATGCTCTTCATCGTACTTTTCCAAAGCACCCTCATCCTTTGATTCCATTGATTTTGAATACTTTTCTTGTGATTCAGAACCTCTCTGCAATTTTTAAACCAATAGACATTATCTAAAGGGGGAAAACAAATTTGGCGCTTGTATCTCATTACAAGACTTTAAGGTCTAAAAAGAAGGATTATATAACCTTTTCACCTCCTCCAATGCATTATTGCTGTTGGATATAAACATATActacttattttatttagatCTCTAACTACCATTGGTAATACATTAAACTTTGCACTATATTCATTTAGTTTCAGTTCAAATGTTAGCATCTAGAAAACACTACAGCCTTCATACCCTTCTTTTGAAAAAGGAAATTCTCTTAAAACAGAAGCATTTGTTTGTTTGTTCACCAGCAGGAGTTCAAAGAGGTTAAACTAACCCAAATCTTGtatcaaattaaagaaaaaaagtaattagCTTCGGTGTAAATCTAAAGCTATGCCATCAGCAAAAAACTATTAATGGTTTGTATACCTTGGAGTTTGGTTTAGATTTGTTATTGTCATGACTAGAAACTGATGACTTTTCCTTTCCTTGTTTCTTGGACTTCCCTGAAACAACCTCAAATATTGTTGGAAGATCATTTATCATACTGAAAAGACTCTTCCTGCACATGAAGAATGAGATATAGATATTaatggaagaaaaataaaattgaaaacatatatcaaaatatgaaattaactACAAAAACAAAAGGGTAAAGAATCTAATTATTTAGAAGGTGCAAACTGAAACACTGTATCATCAAAGTTAACAAGGAAAAATCAGCCTTTCAACAAAAGCTTGAACTTCTGTACCTGCATTTAacatttattgtataaattacaGTTTGGGTTAGTTGATATGAAATCCAGATCCAGTATGTTATATGTTTCTTTATGGATTATATATGtgttatgaattttataaaCCTGCTATTCAATCTACTATTTGCAATTTAATTCCCTTCTCAATTTAAGGAAAAATCCCGATTTTAACATCTTGTTTCTTATAACCTAAtgcttcatttatttatttcaagcGCAACTAAATCAGCAGAATAACTTTGTCCAAAACAAGATACATTAAAAACTCAAACCATCAAGGGTAAAAATTAAGAACATAAAATGGAAAACAGTGTCCAGGCATTCTAAAAGTTGACCCTAAAGGTGTGTTATTGAAGATCAAACATACCCacttaaggaaaaaaaaactagtttgtaGAGTAAAAGTACATGAAACGTGCAAATTAAAAATGGAAAGAGAACAGTTACCTATCAGCCCTATCAAATCCAAATCTTGCACCAAAATACATGGCCACAGAAATTAACCATGAATCACTGTGCACAGCAACCAAGGATAGCCAGTCCTTTTCTTCCATCCCGTCTCTGGCAAAGTTAATACCTAATGCTGGTTCTGGAAGCTCTGGAGGAACCTCCTCAGCAGGTAGATTGACTTCCCAGTGCTCGTTAGGAAATCCATAAAGACAAAGATTTTCCTTATCTGTATCACAAATTCAGAAGTGTACAAATAAATCGCACCAACCCTTGTACACCAGAAAGAAAGCTAGGACAGATGGACTTGAAAGAAACTAGAATGAAACTAAAATTTAGATCCCGGTAACACAGCATACATGAATGATAAATTAAGAACAAACAGTAAAGTGAGGCCCGGTATCACGTATCAGTTTGATCCGATTTCAGTTGGAAAGTGAAGTGGTCAACCAAGCAAAAATTTGGCCCAAGTATAAAAAAAGAAGCAGATTTAATTGAAATCTACAAACACATTAAGAAATATTCCCCTTCCCAATTCAGCAGCGGCAGTATCACGTTGTGGTAATGAGCACAAAGCAagcaggaaaaaaaaaaattcaatttcaacgAGATTTATTGAACTATTTATCATCAGGTTCGTGTCGAAATAGTTTGATATATCCAGAGGTACTCGGCGTTAGAATCACAAAGATTAATAATGAAatttcaaaaaggaaaaaaaagacaGAAATATTCGGTAGCTAAGTAGGGCATTTGACAAGAGGTAGAGAATTAGTCAGGTAAAATCAAATACGAAAGCGgaacaaaaaatcaatttacaAGTGGAAAGAAACGAGAAGAGGCATGGATTCAATAGAGATAAGGTAAAAAAACAAGTAGAGAGACGCAGAAACAAAAATACCTGGATCACACTGCTGATAGAACAATTCAACATCTGCGTAAGAAAGAAAACGTTACGGCGAGGAAGAAAGGCgtaattgaaattgaaaaaaagaattaaGAAAGAAATTGAAGGGTACCGGTGGTGAGGGCCTTAACAATGGCGGCTCTGCGGCCCTTGAAATCTCGGAAGACCTCGTTGACGGAACGGGGATTGTAGGGAGCTCCTCCGGCTGCGTCCATGTGCTAGAGAGAGTGTGTTCAGTTAAAGGAAAAGATGGAGGGAAAGGGAAACAAACAAAGATGCCAAACTCTTTCACCACcccttcttcttctctctctctcttttcaaACAAATTCAATAGGTTAATCCCAATTTATAAAACCCTACCAACACAATCACTTTAGcgctattattttttattttggtatcaatttttaaaaaattcacaaaaataaataaattctgcATAGTAACTGAGTTTTACAATTTGAcctaacttttaaaaataaaaataaaaataaaatacgaTAATCCCATTTATAAAACCATACAGTCCTCAAAACTTTGGTGGGattttgttcttttttaatttaccggaatcatttttaaaaaaaatagaggtAAATTATGTTTTGAAATTTGATCTGACTTATTCCCATTTTTTTGAAATCCTATGAGATCTttgtatttatgttttttttttaaaagattatcgaaaatattgttttttatttatttatttatggatGGTAAACCGTGTTTTAAAATTTGACCCAACTTCTAAATCTTTAAAAAGTAATAGGACAGGTTAATCtcattttataaacaaaaatattttttttgacaCTCATGCTCTATCTAcaaatacatattaatattttaattatttataattttttatttttaaaaattattttaatattttactttttgtttatatttttattaaggaaattttatttatatttttaatttttttattataaatattaatattttgttattagtATAAAATGAAGTTGGTGTCATCACTTTCTATAGAAGTTTCTTTAGCAGATTtagaaaagattttttttagttatatatttttttaaagtat harbors:
- the LOC137820879 gene encoding PHD finger protein ALFIN-LIKE 4-like translates to MDAAGGAPYNPRSVNEVFRDFKGRRAAIVKALTTDVELFYQQCDPDKENLCLYGFPNEHWEVNLPAEEVPPELPEPALGINFARDGMEEKDWLSLVAVHSDSWLISVAMYFGARFGFDRADRKSLFSMINDLPTIFEVVSGKSKKQGKEKSSVSSHDNNKSKPNSKRGSESQEKYSKSMESKDEGALEKYDEEHGETLCGACGENYAIDADEFWICCDICERWFHGKCVRITPAKAEGIKHYKCPSCSNKKARQ